One genomic segment of Pseudoalteromonas sp. GCY includes these proteins:
- a CDS encoding NAD(P)-binding protein, with translation MMANSQAVVVGGGICGLVAALLLKRRFTNVVLIEQAETVGGLFCSVKDSSGAAYDMGSHIPNATGIEELDKILFSDANSGCWNKISRLCSGNYFGGSWDLNSPFPDATKLPKETYLSGCGELINCTELPDTDLIYDYCVDSLGVVFTESIVLPILEKLYGKDAPLKELTMAAGLFGFTRILALPADVTANLKQLPAFDAKLGYQRESDFQKRKAQDNLSEVTYYYPTKGEGIGYWVTQLQQQVEQAGVEIITSERVTQIVHHNSKVTNLVLANTERVLKCDFLFWSAPPFIALSAMGLTPSRGQVTLRTALIFHLNFDRPLLDRNSHYLWVWDPDSAIFRLTLYPNLIGRSTHHHISAEILCSPDEVSSFTQAEIIKQLKEMGIVDPEAKLVSGHTQVINNTFPVPTTEFQAVNQQNYETLTNCVDNVVVSGRFSGKCWRQAEVLIEAYESIMRAADAS, from the coding sequence ATGATGGCAAATAGTCAAGCGGTAGTCGTTGGGGGAGGTATATGTGGTCTGGTCGCAGCTTTACTGTTAAAACGACGCTTTACCAATGTGGTACTGATTGAGCAGGCAGAAACCGTTGGTGGTTTGTTTTGTTCCGTGAAAGATAGCTCTGGTGCCGCTTACGATATGGGTTCGCATATTCCTAATGCTACTGGAATAGAAGAGCTTGATAAGATTTTGTTTTCGGATGCCAATAGTGGCTGTTGGAATAAAATATCTAGACTATGCTCAGGAAATTACTTTGGCGGTAGTTGGGATTTGAACAGTCCATTTCCAGATGCGACTAAGCTACCAAAAGAGACTTACTTAAGTGGCTGCGGTGAACTGATCAATTGTACAGAACTACCGGATACTGACCTGATTTACGATTATTGTGTAGATTCCTTAGGCGTTGTTTTTACTGAAAGTATTGTGCTGCCTATTTTAGAAAAGCTCTATGGTAAGGATGCGCCACTGAAGGAGTTAACAATGGCGGCGGGGCTGTTTGGATTTACACGCATTCTTGCATTACCTGCAGATGTGACTGCGAACCTCAAGCAGTTACCAGCATTTGATGCTAAGCTTGGATACCAGCGTGAATCAGACTTTCAAAAACGTAAGGCGCAAGATAACCTCAGTGAGGTGACCTATTACTATCCAACCAAGGGGGAGGGGATTGGTTACTGGGTAACGCAACTGCAACAGCAGGTTGAACAAGCAGGAGTAGAAATCATTACTTCAGAGCGAGTTACGCAAATAGTGCATCACAACAGTAAGGTTACCAACTTGGTGTTGGCTAATACTGAACGAGTGTTAAAGTGTGACTTTTTATTCTGGAGTGCTCCACCTTTCATTGCCTTGAGTGCAATGGGGCTGACGCCTTCCAGAGGCCAAGTTACCTTGCGAACTGCGCTGATTTTTCACCTAAATTTTGACCGTCCTTTACTAGATAGAAATTCCCATTATCTTTGGGTTTGGGATCCAGACAGTGCTATTTTTCGTTTGACGTTATATCCAAACTTAATTGGCCGAAGCACACATCATCACATATCAGCGGAGATTTTGTGCAGTCCTGATGAAGTAAGTTCCTTTACACAAGCGGAGATTATCAAGCAACTCAAGGAGATGGGGATTGTTGACCCAGAAGCGAAGCTTGTAAGCGGTCATACTCAAGTGATCAATAATACTTTTCCAGTTCCAACAACAGAGTTTCAGGCCGTTAATCAGCAGAACTACGAGACATTGACAAACTGCGTCGACAATGTCGTTGTTTCGGGTCGTTTCAGTGGAAAATGCTGGCGTCAGGCTGAGGTATTGATTGAGGCTTATGAGTCAATTATGCGGGCAGCCGACGCGAGTTAA
- a CDS encoding GNAT family N-acetyltransferase: MKNKFTLERCELDHHWDSFIATSPHGSPFIHSQFIALLGVKYHAYYCCKGKEKIAAVLLIVDESETQVIGHYDVIHDGIAHRNISHLNRAQGHSELFAAQEYIAEYLTEHYTQVQLKLHPAIKDIRAFLWVNYHNDGPMFAAVPRYTSILELDEFNATEVELEQSDNYSNSSVSRRQEIRYGIKKGVTLQPSQDFDLFAQYYGLTMARQGIEVDGRQLSSLALRIKSLAEQGLLCMYQAQTQDQKIGSFATYLIHQDTAYYFYGANHPDMRDSHTGTAVLWQAFPLLAQKGISRLDLEGINSPQRGWFKLSFGGNIEPYFHIRLG; encoded by the coding sequence ATGAAGAATAAGTTTACTCTTGAGCGTTGTGAGCTGGACCATCACTGGGACAGCTTTATCGCCACATCTCCCCATGGTAGTCCGTTTATTCATAGCCAGTTTATTGCGCTGCTGGGTGTGAAGTATCACGCCTATTATTGCTGTAAAGGCAAAGAAAAAATAGCCGCTGTGCTACTGATCGTAGATGAAAGCGAAACTCAGGTCATCGGTCACTATGATGTTATCCATGACGGCATAGCGCATCGCAATATCAGTCACCTTAATCGTGCCCAGGGCCATTCCGAGTTGTTCGCAGCGCAAGAATATATTGCCGAGTACCTCACAGAGCACTACACTCAGGTGCAGCTCAAATTGCACCCGGCCATTAAAGATATTCGTGCCTTTTTGTGGGTCAATTATCATAATGACGGCCCTATGTTTGCTGCCGTGCCGCGCTATACTTCTATACTCGAACTCGATGAATTTAACGCCACAGAAGTAGAACTTGAACAGTCTGATAACTACAGCAATAGCTCAGTATCAAGGCGTCAGGAGATACGCTATGGCATTAAAAAAGGAGTAACACTCCAGCCGTCACAAGACTTTGATTTGTTCGCTCAATATTACGGGTTGACCATGGCGCGTCAGGGAATTGAGGTCGATGGTAGGCAATTGTCGTCACTAGCACTAAGAATAAAAAGCTTAGCTGAACAGGGGCTGCTATGTATGTATCAAGCACAAACTCAGGACCAAAAAATCGGTAGTTTTGCGACCTATTTAATTCATCAAGATACTGCTTACTATTTTTACGGCGCAAACCACCCAGACATGCGCGATAGCCATACTGGGACGGCTGTTTTGTGGCAAGCCTTCCCGCTACTAGCGCAAAAAGGTATCTCGCGATTGGATTTAGAGGGGATTAACAGTCCGCAGAGGGGCTGGTTCAAATTGAGTTTCGGTGGCAATATCGAACCATATTTTCATATCAGGCTTGGCTAA
- a CDS encoding class I SAM-dependent methyltransferase, producing MSFCQNWDQLYRSNQHMSVWPWSEIVSGALRNTKLREGNPDFTILEVGCGAGANFPFFLSYCPNVYGIDGSEFIIGELKQRFTNISNNLYVGDFTQPWPFQTQFDLIVDRGASVHNPASSIQRYLDQAYDKLKPGGVLLITDWFSTEHSDYAKAPESVDEYTKTGYTWGPFAGVGNVNFFNADLIHQLVSRFEIVSLSHAQSSEYGSDGVHAAWSMVLKKPAHEE from the coding sequence ATGTCATTTTGTCAAAACTGGGATCAACTTTACCGCAGTAATCAGCACATGTCTGTTTGGCCATGGAGCGAAATTGTGAGCGGAGCTCTGCGCAACACTAAGCTGCGCGAGGGCAATCCAGACTTTACTATTTTGGAAGTCGGATGTGGTGCTGGCGCAAACTTTCCCTTTTTTCTCAGTTATTGTCCCAATGTTTATGGTATTGATGGCAGCGAGTTTATTATTGGTGAGCTGAAACAAAGATTCACTAACATTTCAAATAATCTGTATGTGGGTGACTTTACACAGCCCTGGCCCTTTCAAACACAGTTCGACTTAATCGTCGACCGGGGCGCATCCGTACACAATCCAGCCAGTAGCATTCAGCGCTACCTAGATCAGGCTTACGATAAACTTAAGCCTGGCGGTGTATTACTGATCACTGATTGGTTTAGCACTGAGCACTCTGATTATGCTAAAGCGCCTGAGTCGGTCGATGAATATACTAAAACAGGCTACACTTGGGGACCATTTGCAGGTGTTGGAAACGTCAATTTCTTTAACGCAGACCTCATCCACCAGCTAGTATCGCGATTTGAAATTGTGTCACTCAGTCACGCTCAGTCTAGCGAGTACGGCAGCGATGGAGTACATGCTGCTTGGAGTATGGTACTGAAAAAACCAGCTCATGAAGAATAA
- a CDS encoding nucleotidyltransferase family protein, with product MKAILLAAGLGTRLRPITDTLPKCLVPINGQPLLGLWLDKLVQLGVEEILINTHYFNEQVEAFVAASPYQDRITLSYEPELMGTAGTLVRNRNFWHRETCMVIHADNYCQSSLAGMLEAHKQRQTQTDATLLLFETPTPRSCGIVKLDENQVIQEFHEKVEHPPGNLASGALFIFSPEVYERYFSHLEVDRPYELSLDVVPSMIGKLQGWLVDEHYIDIGTPESYSEAQKIAESQTMPLL from the coding sequence CCAATCACTGATACTCTGCCAAAGTGCCTTGTTCCAATCAATGGACAGCCCCTGCTGGGTTTATGGCTAGACAAGCTAGTTCAGCTTGGGGTCGAAGAGATCCTCATCAATACCCACTATTTTAATGAACAGGTTGAAGCTTTTGTGGCCGCCAGCCCCTATCAGGACCGAATTACCCTGAGTTACGAACCTGAATTGATGGGCACGGCTGGAACACTGGTACGCAACCGAAATTTCTGGCACAGAGAAACATGTATGGTGATCCATGCTGATAACTACTGTCAAAGCTCATTAGCGGGCATGCTTGAGGCACATAAACAACGCCAGACGCAGACCGATGCTACTTTACTTTTGTTCGAAACCCCGACGCCACGTAGCTGTGGTATTGTTAAATTGGATGAAAATCAAGTTATTCAGGAGTTTCATGAAAAGGTCGAACACCCTCCTGGCAACCTTGCCAGTGGCGCCCTCTTTATATTTTCACCTGAAGTCTATGAACGCTATTTCTCGCACCTAGAAGTGGATCGGCCCTATGAGCTCAGCCTGGATGTAGTGCCTAGTATGATTGGTAAGTTACAAGGCTGGCTGGTTGATGAGCATTACATTGATATTGGTACACCAGAAAGCTACTCAGAAGCGCAAAAGATTGCCGAAAGTCAGACAATGCCACTGTTATAA